A window of Deltaproteobacteria bacterium contains these coding sequences:
- the gltA gene encoding NADPH-dependent glutamate synthase, with product MGEAVEKKPKKEKIPRQSMPEQEPKVRARNFDEVPMGQSPEVAMKEAARCLQCKKPACVEGCPVGVNIPAFIKKIKEGDFTGAITAIWETNALPAVCGRVCPQELQCEGNCILGKKGDPVAIGNLERFAADYERKHRKATAPKKADPTGKRVAVVGSGPSGLTVAGDLLLKGHEVTIFEAFHKPGGVLVYGIPEFRLPKEIVFSEVAGLEEQGAKLECNAVVGRSVTVDELFEEGYDAVFLGVGAGLPRFLNIPGENLIGIFSANEYLTRSNLMKAYLFPKYDTPVIRGKNVITLGAGNVAMDSARTALRLGAESSRIVYRRSRQEVPARAAEVHHAEQEGVEFHFLTAPTKFFGDDKGRVVGMEGLKMELGEPDASGRRRPIPIEGSEFEMECDLVIIAVGANANPLLTRSTEGLELNQWGYIITDEATGKTSKKGVWAGGDIVTGSATVILAMGAGRQAANSMHDYLTWGW from the coding sequence ATGGGAGAAGCGGTAGAAAAAAAACCAAAAAAGGAGAAGATTCCCAGGCAGTCCATGCCGGAACAGGAGCCCAAGGTCCGGGCCAGAAATTTCGACGAGGTACCCATGGGCCAGAGTCCCGAAGTGGCCATGAAGGAGGCGGCCAGATGCCTGCAGTGTAAAAAGCCTGCCTGCGTGGAAGGGTGCCCGGTGGGGGTCAACATCCCGGCCTTCATAAAAAAGATCAAAGAGGGCGATTTTACAGGCGCAATTACCGCCATCTGGGAAACCAATGCCCTTCCGGCGGTCTGCGGCCGTGTCTGCCCCCAGGAGCTTCAGTGTGAAGGCAATTGCATCCTCGGGAAAAAGGGAGATCCCGTGGCCATCGGGAACCTGGAGCGGTTTGCCGCCGATTATGAGCGCAAGCATAGAAAAGCCACCGCCCCCAAAAAAGCGGACCCCACCGGCAAGCGGGTTGCCGTGGTCGGTTCCGGTCCTTCGGGCCTGACCGTGGCCGGAGATCTGCTTCTCAAAGGACATGAAGTGACTATTTTCGAGGCCTTTCACAAGCCCGGCGGGGTGCTGGTATACGGTATTCCGGAATTCAGGCTGCCCAAGGAGATCGTGTTTTCCGAGGTGGCCGGCCTGGAGGAGCAGGGGGCTAAATTGGAGTGCAATGCCGTTGTCGGTCGATCCGTGACGGTGGATGAACTCTTCGAGGAAGGCTATGACGCCGTTTTCCTGGGCGTGGGCGCGGGCCTGCCCAGATTTTTAAACATACCCGGGGAAAACCTGATCGGCATCTTTTCGGCCAACGAATACCTCACCCGGTCCAATCTGATGAAGGCCTACCTGTTCCCCAAATACGACACGCCCGTCATTCGCGGTAAAAATGTCATCACCCTGGGGGCCGGCAACGTGGCCATGGACTCCGCCAGAACGGCACTACGGTTGGGAGCGGAAAGCTCGCGCATCGTTTACCGTCGCTCCAGGCAGGAAGTGCCGGCGCGGGCAGCGGAAGTGCATCATGCCGAGCAGGAGGGGGTTGAGTTTCATTTTCTGACGGCACCGACTAAATTTTTCGGCGACGACAAGGGCCGTGTTGTCGGTATGGAAGGGCTCAAGATGGAGCTGGGCGAACCCGATGCCTCGGGCAGACGGCGACCTATACCCATCGAAGGCTCAGAGTTCGAAATGGAATGCGACCTGGTCATCATTGCCGTGGGTGCCAACGCCAATCCGCTGCTGACCCGTTCCACCGAAGGGCTGGAATTGAACCAGTGGGGGTATATCATCACCGATGAGGCCACGGGTAAAACCTCTAAAAAGGGTGTCTGGGCCGGGGGCGACATCGTCACCGGGTCGGCCACCGTCATCCTGGCCATGGGAGCAGGGCGCCAGGCGGCCAACTCCATGCATGACTACCTGACATGGGGATGGTAA